In Esox lucius isolate fEsoLuc1 chromosome 6, fEsoLuc1.pri, whole genome shotgun sequence, the following proteins share a genomic window:
- the LOC105010568 gene encoding protein FAM53B-like isoform X2, producing MVIILTKTLQKKNGVNDVRSRNTESFLPRELHTMSRGTTLFSCGTVEADRWLELGRGCAVQPSSPCQSGPSLKSLWDILPKECQQRSRIWDHEVGTATDITSRIRDLNVSDAKFTATHSLPLLTSKAPPSKRQCRSLSFSEEFEGCRSSWRRQGSRVWTEVEKRRCHSGGSVQHCSQGGVLGGGVCSREIPTIQRSSSLSLPSCSNNPTNSPLELPCFTQHLPLYHQFNASPPPPSHQCYLRPLSLSHEQICLPENHRQESSSPDSPELGSCSGRRARGKGGLSRSKSQPCVLNDKKIGMKRRRPEDTQESRPSLDLAKMTQRLQTFHSLSCPGCSGLDTCQSNLHPLFSRSWSQTESDFCPSDLGTETHQEVDDEEEDSSYEELDSDSACSLDSRNGSPSGEGGVRMGSAG from the exons ATGGTGATCATCTTGACAAAAACACTACAGAAGAAGAACGGTGTCAATGATGTAAGGTCTAGGAACACTGAATCTTTTCTGCCG CGAGAGCTCCACACCATGAGCAGAGGGACCACCCTCTTCTCCTGCGGGACTGTGG AGGCAGACAGGTGGCTGGAACTGGGCAGAGGCTGTGCCGTTCAGCCAAGCAGTCCATGCCAGTCTGGCCCCAGCCTGAAGAGCCTGTGGGACATTTTGCCCAAAGAGTGCCAGCAGAGAAGCAGGATCTGGGACCATGAAGTGGGAACTGCCACCGACATCACCAGTCGAATCCGAGACCTGAACGTGAGCGATGCCAAGTTCACAGCCACTCACTCCCTTCCCCTCCTCACTTCCAAAGCGCCCCCTAGCAAGCGTCAGTGCCGCTCACTGTCCTTTTCTGAAGAGTTTGAGGGCTGTCGGTCGTCATGGAGACGGCAAGGATCGCGTGTGTGGACGGaggtggagaagaggaggtgcCACAGTGGGGGGAGTGTGCAGCATTGCTCTCAAGGGGGTGTACTAGGTGGTGGCGTTTGTTCAAGAGAAATTCCCACAATACAACGGAGCTCCAGTTTAAGCCTGCCCTCCTGCTCAAACAACCCCACAAATAGCCCCCTGGAGCTCCCCTGCTTCACGCAGCATCTACCCCTGTACCACCAGTTTAAcgcctcccctccccccccctcccaccagTGCTACCTCAggcccctctccctgtcccatGAGCAGATCTGCCTGCCAGAGAACCACAGACAGGAGTCTAGCTCGCCAGACTCACCAGAGTTGGGAAGCTGTTCTGGGCGCAGAGCAAGGGGAAAAGGGGGTCTGTCACGAAGTAAGTCCCAACCATGTGTCCTGAATGATAAGAAGATCGGCATGAAACGCAGGAGACCAGAGGATACTCAGGAATCTCGGCCCTCCTTGGACCTGGCCAAGATGACTCAG AGACTTCAGACCTTCCACAGCTTGAGCTGCCCTGGTTGCTCTGGTCTGGACACCTGTCAGTCAAACTTGCACCCATTATTCTCCAGGAGTTGGAGTCAAACGGAATCGGACTTCTGTCCGTCTGACTTAGGTACAGAGACTCATCAGGAAGTTGACGATGAAGAGGAGGATTCTTCCTATGAGGAGCTGGACAGTGACTCTGCATGTAGCCTGGATTCCAGAAATGGGTCACCATCAGGAGAAGGGGGTGTGAGGATGG GTTCTGCTGGATGA
- the LOC105010568 gene encoding protein FAM53B-like isoform X1, with protein MVIILTKTLQKKNGVNDVRSRNTESFLPRELHTMSRGTTLFSCGTVEADRWLELGRGCAVQPSSPCQSGPSLKSLWDILPKECQQRSRIWDHEVGTATDITSRIRDLNVSDAKFTATHSLPLLTSKAPPSKRQCRSLSFSEEFEGCRSSWRRQGSRVWTEVEKRRCHSGGSVQHCSQGGVLGGGVCSREIPTIQRSSSLSLPSCSNNPTNSPLELPCFTQHLPLYHQFNASPPPPSHQCYLRPLSLSHEQICLPENHRQESSSPDSPELGSCSGRRARGKGGLSRSKSQPCVLNDKKIGMKRRRPEDTQESRPSLDLAKMTQRLQTFHSLSCPGCSGLDTCQSNLHPLFSRSWSQTESDFCPSDLGTETHQEVDDEEEDSSYEELDSDSACSLDSRNGSPSGEGGVRMGEGHTIWKDECGIEKDIYQLGGELDIDQIERN; from the exons ATGGTGATCATCTTGACAAAAACACTACAGAAGAAGAACGGTGTCAATGATGTAAGGTCTAGGAACACTGAATCTTTTCTGCCG CGAGAGCTCCACACCATGAGCAGAGGGACCACCCTCTTCTCCTGCGGGACTGTGG AGGCAGACAGGTGGCTGGAACTGGGCAGAGGCTGTGCCGTTCAGCCAAGCAGTCCATGCCAGTCTGGCCCCAGCCTGAAGAGCCTGTGGGACATTTTGCCCAAAGAGTGCCAGCAGAGAAGCAGGATCTGGGACCATGAAGTGGGAACTGCCACCGACATCACCAGTCGAATCCGAGACCTGAACGTGAGCGATGCCAAGTTCACAGCCACTCACTCCCTTCCCCTCCTCACTTCCAAAGCGCCCCCTAGCAAGCGTCAGTGCCGCTCACTGTCCTTTTCTGAAGAGTTTGAGGGCTGTCGGTCGTCATGGAGACGGCAAGGATCGCGTGTGTGGACGGaggtggagaagaggaggtgcCACAGTGGGGGGAGTGTGCAGCATTGCTCTCAAGGGGGTGTACTAGGTGGTGGCGTTTGTTCAAGAGAAATTCCCACAATACAACGGAGCTCCAGTTTAAGCCTGCCCTCCTGCTCAAACAACCCCACAAATAGCCCCCTGGAGCTCCCCTGCTTCACGCAGCATCTACCCCTGTACCACCAGTTTAAcgcctcccctccccccccctcccaccagTGCTACCTCAggcccctctccctgtcccatGAGCAGATCTGCCTGCCAGAGAACCACAGACAGGAGTCTAGCTCGCCAGACTCACCAGAGTTGGGAAGCTGTTCTGGGCGCAGAGCAAGGGGAAAAGGGGGTCTGTCACGAAGTAAGTCCCAACCATGTGTCCTGAATGATAAGAAGATCGGCATGAAACGCAGGAGACCAGAGGATACTCAGGAATCTCGGCCCTCCTTGGACCTGGCCAAGATGACTCAG AGACTTCAGACCTTCCACAGCTTGAGCTGCCCTGGTTGCTCTGGTCTGGACACCTGTCAGTCAAACTTGCACCCATTATTCTCCAGGAGTTGGAGTCAAACGGAATCGGACTTCTGTCCGTCTGACTTAGGTACAGAGACTCATCAGGAAGTTGACGATGAAGAGGAGGATTCTTCCTATGAGGAGCTGGACAGTGACTCTGCATGTAGCCTGGATTCCAGAAATGGGTCACCATCAGGAGAAGGGGGTGTGAGGATGGGTGAGGGACACACCATCTGGAAGGATGAGTGTGGTATTGAGAAGGACATCTACCAGCTGGGGGGAGAGCTGGACATTGACCAGATTGAGAGGAACTGA
- the LOC105010568 gene encoding protein FAM53B-like isoform X3 encodes MSRGTTLFSCGTVEADRWLELGRGCAVQPSSPCQSGPSLKSLWDILPKECQQRSRIWDHEVGTATDITSRIRDLNVSDAKFTATHSLPLLTSKAPPSKRQCRSLSFSEEFEGCRSSWRRQGSRVWTEVEKRRCHSGGSVQHCSQGGVLGGGVCSREIPTIQRSSSLSLPSCSNNPTNSPLELPCFTQHLPLYHQFNASPPPPSHQCYLRPLSLSHEQICLPENHRQESSSPDSPELGSCSGRRARGKGGLSRSKSQPCVLNDKKIGMKRRRPEDTQESRPSLDLAKMTQRLQTFHSLSCPGCSGLDTCQSNLHPLFSRSWSQTESDFCPSDLGTETHQEVDDEEEDSSYEELDSDSACSLDSRNGSPSGEGGVRMGEGHTIWKDECGIEKDIYQLGGELDIDQIERN; translated from the exons ATGAGCAGAGGGACCACCCTCTTCTCCTGCGGGACTGTGG AGGCAGACAGGTGGCTGGAACTGGGCAGAGGCTGTGCCGTTCAGCCAAGCAGTCCATGCCAGTCTGGCCCCAGCCTGAAGAGCCTGTGGGACATTTTGCCCAAAGAGTGCCAGCAGAGAAGCAGGATCTGGGACCATGAAGTGGGAACTGCCACCGACATCACCAGTCGAATCCGAGACCTGAACGTGAGCGATGCCAAGTTCACAGCCACTCACTCCCTTCCCCTCCTCACTTCCAAAGCGCCCCCTAGCAAGCGTCAGTGCCGCTCACTGTCCTTTTCTGAAGAGTTTGAGGGCTGTCGGTCGTCATGGAGACGGCAAGGATCGCGTGTGTGGACGGaggtggagaagaggaggtgcCACAGTGGGGGGAGTGTGCAGCATTGCTCTCAAGGGGGTGTACTAGGTGGTGGCGTTTGTTCAAGAGAAATTCCCACAATACAACGGAGCTCCAGTTTAAGCCTGCCCTCCTGCTCAAACAACCCCACAAATAGCCCCCTGGAGCTCCCCTGCTTCACGCAGCATCTACCCCTGTACCACCAGTTTAAcgcctcccctccccccccctcccaccagTGCTACCTCAggcccctctccctgtcccatGAGCAGATCTGCCTGCCAGAGAACCACAGACAGGAGTCTAGCTCGCCAGACTCACCAGAGTTGGGAAGCTGTTCTGGGCGCAGAGCAAGGGGAAAAGGGGGTCTGTCACGAAGTAAGTCCCAACCATGTGTCCTGAATGATAAGAAGATCGGCATGAAACGCAGGAGACCAGAGGATACTCAGGAATCTCGGCCCTCCTTGGACCTGGCCAAGATGACTCAG AGACTTCAGACCTTCCACAGCTTGAGCTGCCCTGGTTGCTCTGGTCTGGACACCTGTCAGTCAAACTTGCACCCATTATTCTCCAGGAGTTGGAGTCAAACGGAATCGGACTTCTGTCCGTCTGACTTAGGTACAGAGACTCATCAGGAAGTTGACGATGAAGAGGAGGATTCTTCCTATGAGGAGCTGGACAGTGACTCTGCATGTAGCCTGGATTCCAGAAATGGGTCACCATCAGGAGAAGGGGGTGTGAGGATGGGTGAGGGACACACCATCTGGAAGGATGAGTGTGGTATTGAGAAGGACATCTACCAGCTGGGGGGAGAGCTGGACATTGACCAGATTGAGAGGAACTGA
- the LOC105010568 gene encoding protein FAM53B-like isoform X5, translated as MVIILTKTLQKKNGVNDVRSRNTESFLPRELHTMSRGTTLFSCGTVEADRWLELGRGCAVQPSSPCQSGPSLKSLWDILPKECQQRSRIWDHEVGTATDITSRIRDLNVSDAKFTATHSLPLLTSKAPPSKRQCRSLSFSEEFEGCRSSWRRQGSRVWTEVEKRRCHSGGSVQHCSQGGVLGGGVCSREIPTIQRSSSLSLPSCSNNPTNSPLELPCFTQHLPLYHQFNASPPPPSHQCYLRPLSLSHEQICLPENHRQESSSPDSPELGSCSGRRARGKGGLSRSKSQPCVLNDKKIGMKRRRPEDTQESRPSLDLAKMTQNRGCVYPSRIQRCNCPVSQSSGWIMTQNSLTK; from the exons ATGGTGATCATCTTGACAAAAACACTACAGAAGAAGAACGGTGTCAATGATGTAAGGTCTAGGAACACTGAATCTTTTCTGCCG CGAGAGCTCCACACCATGAGCAGAGGGACCACCCTCTTCTCCTGCGGGACTGTGG AGGCAGACAGGTGGCTGGAACTGGGCAGAGGCTGTGCCGTTCAGCCAAGCAGTCCATGCCAGTCTGGCCCCAGCCTGAAGAGCCTGTGGGACATTTTGCCCAAAGAGTGCCAGCAGAGAAGCAGGATCTGGGACCATGAAGTGGGAACTGCCACCGACATCACCAGTCGAATCCGAGACCTGAACGTGAGCGATGCCAAGTTCACAGCCACTCACTCCCTTCCCCTCCTCACTTCCAAAGCGCCCCCTAGCAAGCGTCAGTGCCGCTCACTGTCCTTTTCTGAAGAGTTTGAGGGCTGTCGGTCGTCATGGAGACGGCAAGGATCGCGTGTGTGGACGGaggtggagaagaggaggtgcCACAGTGGGGGGAGTGTGCAGCATTGCTCTCAAGGGGGTGTACTAGGTGGTGGCGTTTGTTCAAGAGAAATTCCCACAATACAACGGAGCTCCAGTTTAAGCCTGCCCTCCTGCTCAAACAACCCCACAAATAGCCCCCTGGAGCTCCCCTGCTTCACGCAGCATCTACCCCTGTACCACCAGTTTAAcgcctcccctccccccccctcccaccagTGCTACCTCAggcccctctccctgtcccatGAGCAGATCTGCCTGCCAGAGAACCACAGACAGGAGTCTAGCTCGCCAGACTCACCAGAGTTGGGAAGCTGTTCTGGGCGCAGAGCAAGGGGAAAAGGGGGTCTGTCACGAAGTAAGTCCCAACCATGTGTCCTGAATGATAAGAAGATCGGCATGAAACGCAGGAGACCAGAGGATACTCAGGAATCTCGGCCCTCCTTGGACCTGGCCAAGATGACTCAG
- the LOC105010568 gene encoding protein FAM53B-like isoform X4, whose amino-acid sequence MVIILTKTLQKKNGVNDVRSRNTESFLPRELHTMSRGTTLFSCGTVEADRWLELGRGCAVQPSSPCQSGPSLKSLWDILPKECQQRSRIWDHEVGTATDITSRIRDLNVSDAKFTATHSLPLLTSKAPPSKRQCRSLSFSEEFEGCRSSWRRQGSRVWTEVEKRRCHSGGSVQHCSQGGVLGGGVCSREIPTIQRSSSLSLPSCSNNPTNSPLELPCFTQHLPLYHQFNASPPPPSHQCYLRPLSLSHEQICLPENHRQESSSPDSPELGSCSGRRARGKGGLSRSKSQPCVLNDKKIGMKRRRPEDTQESRPSLDLAKMTQVKIHGVNVPVAPILSSRQPLTTHCQYTQHLSQMSK is encoded by the exons ATGGTGATCATCTTGACAAAAACACTACAGAAGAAGAACGGTGTCAATGATGTAAGGTCTAGGAACACTGAATCTTTTCTGCCG CGAGAGCTCCACACCATGAGCAGAGGGACCACCCTCTTCTCCTGCGGGACTGTGG AGGCAGACAGGTGGCTGGAACTGGGCAGAGGCTGTGCCGTTCAGCCAAGCAGTCCATGCCAGTCTGGCCCCAGCCTGAAGAGCCTGTGGGACATTTTGCCCAAAGAGTGCCAGCAGAGAAGCAGGATCTGGGACCATGAAGTGGGAACTGCCACCGACATCACCAGTCGAATCCGAGACCTGAACGTGAGCGATGCCAAGTTCACAGCCACTCACTCCCTTCCCCTCCTCACTTCCAAAGCGCCCCCTAGCAAGCGTCAGTGCCGCTCACTGTCCTTTTCTGAAGAGTTTGAGGGCTGTCGGTCGTCATGGAGACGGCAAGGATCGCGTGTGTGGACGGaggtggagaagaggaggtgcCACAGTGGGGGGAGTGTGCAGCATTGCTCTCAAGGGGGTGTACTAGGTGGTGGCGTTTGTTCAAGAGAAATTCCCACAATACAACGGAGCTCCAGTTTAAGCCTGCCCTCCTGCTCAAACAACCCCACAAATAGCCCCCTGGAGCTCCCCTGCTTCACGCAGCATCTACCCCTGTACCACCAGTTTAAcgcctcccctccccccccctcccaccagTGCTACCTCAggcccctctccctgtcccatGAGCAGATCTGCCTGCCAGAGAACCACAGACAGGAGTCTAGCTCGCCAGACTCACCAGAGTTGGGAAGCTGTTCTGGGCGCAGAGCAAGGGGAAAAGGGGGTCTGTCACGAAGTAAGTCCCAACCATGTGTCCTGAATGATAAGAAGATCGGCATGAAACGCAGGAGACCAGAGGATACTCAGGAATCTCGGCCCTCCTTGGACCTGGCCAAGATGACTCAG
- the eef1akmt2 gene encoding EEF1A lysine methyltransferase 2 isoform X2, with protein sequence MDRVLRWMEKEKIPENAAILDIGTGNGVLLVELAKSGYTNLTGIDYSAASVELARSILRAENIPNVELKEMDFLSCSGELSCFDLCIDKGTFDAISLNPANTEEGKTCYVQALRGALKEDGLFVITSCNWTKEQLLQMFSQGFGFVKELPTPCFQFGGKTGNSVTAIIFKRLH encoded by the exons ATGGACCGAGTGCTGCGGtggatggaaaaagagaaaatccCAGAAAATGCTGCCATTCTTGATATTGGCACAGGCAACGGTGTCCTCTTAGTTGAACTG gccAAAAGTGGATACACAAATCTCACAGGTATTGATTATTCTGCAGCCTCTGTGGAACTTGCAAGAAGTATATTACGGGCAGAAAACATACCTAATGTGGAACTCAAG GAGATGGACTTCTTGAGCTGCTCTGGAGAGCTGAGCTGCTTTGATTTATGCATTGACAAGGGCACATTTGATGCCATAAGTCTGAACCCAGCCAACACTGAGGAGGGCAAAACATGTTATGTCCAAGCCCTTAGAGGGGCACTGAAGGAGGACGGTCTATTTGTTATCACATCTTGTAACTGGACTAAGGAACAGCTACTACAGATGTTCAGCCAAG GGTTTGGTTTTGTGAAAGAGTTACCTACACCCTGCTTCCAGTTTGGTGGCAAGACTGGCAACAGTGTGACAGCAATCATCTTCAAACGACTACACTGA